The Pseudomonas sp. FP2309 genomic sequence TGCGCGGCGAACATCTGGTGCTGCCCCACATCGGATGTGACAAAGGCATCGCCCTTGGTCACTTCGCACAGGGTCTCGATCACGGTTTGTGGCTTGATAATGCTGCCGTCGCCCTTGTCGTACGGGAACAGGCCGCGGTCACCGCGCCATTCGTCGATCTGCTTCCACCAACTGGCAACCGCTTCTTTGTTTGGCGTCTCGCCGATGTCCTTGAGCGCAGCGACCATTTCGGTCAATACGCTCTCGACAGGCCCGACAATCGGCACGTCGGCCTTGATGGTCTTGGAGATGGAGGCCGGGTCGATGTCGATGTGGATGATCTTGGCATTCGGGCAAAATTTGCTCGCACCGTTGATCACACGGTCGTCGAACCGCGCGCCTACGGCCAGGATCACGTCAGCGTGGTGCATGGTCAGGTTGGCGGTGTAGCTGCCGTGCATTCCGAGCATGCCGACGAACTGACGGTCCGAACCCGGGAACGCGCCCAGCCCCATCAAGGTATTGGTAACCGGCAGGTTAAGCATCTTGGCCAGTTCGGTCAGCGGTGCGGAGCCGCCACCCAAAATCACGCCGCCGCCGGAGTACAGCACTGGACGCTTGGCCGCCAGAAGCATTTCTGCCGCCTTGCGGATTTGCCCCGAGTGACCGCGAACAGCCGGGCTGTAGGAACGCAGCTTGGCTTTCTTGGGGAAGACGTACTCGAATTTCTCTGCCGGGTTGGTCATGTCTTTCGGGATATCGACCACGACAGGGCCCGGACGACCGGACTGAGCGAGGTAGAACGCCTTTTTCATGACTTCCGGGATTTCCGACGCGTGCTTGATCATGAAGCTGTGTTTCACGATCGGCCGGGAAATACCGATCATATCGGTTTCCTGAAACGCATCGGTACCGACCATGGTGCTGGGCACCTGGCCAGAAATGATCACCATCGGGATGGAGTCCATATAGGCAGTCGCGATGCCGGTAATGGCATTGGTTGCGCCCGGGCCGGACGTCACCAGTACCACACCGGCTTTACCGGTGGCACGGGCGTAACCGTCAGCCATATGGGTTGCGGCCTGTTCGTGGCGAACCAGGATGTGGGTAACAGCCGGTTCCTTGAACAGTGCGTCGTAAACATGCAGCAGAGCACCACCTGGGTACCCGTAGATATAGTCGACGCCTTCGTCACGCAAAAAGCGGACGAGCATCTCACCACCAGATAAAAGCTCCACGTTGTTCACCTCTAAAACGCCAGAATACCGTCCGTTGAAAACCGACGGGTCTTAATAGGTTTACTTCCCAACAGAGCATGAGCGACGGTGGTCGCCGACTACGTCAGCACTGACTGAGCAAGTATTGGGATCGTCCCAAGTGTTGCGGGCTTTTCCCACCCAGCGCGAGGTAACGCGTTGCGGGTGTAACAGGTCGGCGCGGATGTGCGCCTCATGATCTGCTGAGCGGGCCTGCTTCTGGCAGTCCCGATACAGCGGACTTTGGATTCTTCTGTTTCACGCCGTTCAAGTCAAGCAATAATTGCGCTTTTTTCCAACTAAGCGCATGAGAACGTAGAAGAAAGGGCTTTGAGGAGGGATAAAACTCGCCTGAATGTCGTCAAGCGGTAGAAATATGCGCAAGACTGCCGGAAAACCCGACAGTCAGGCAATTAACGAGCGTCGACGATCAATTGGTCGAACTTTTTCAGCGCATTGCGCAAGCCGAGGCTCTCACGCGGCCGGTCGGCGTAGACCATCTCGGCCATCTCCAGAATCCCCGACGCATTGGGCAACGGCAGATCCTGTTCGAGGATCTGCTTCATTCGCGCCAGGAAGATCCACTGCAGCCACTGATGAAAATCCAGGGTATCCACCGAAAACGGTTCAACACTGCTGAGCGCTTCAATACTGGGAGGCACCTCGTCCCACCAGCCCTGCACGCGTAATTCACGTTCAATCAGCAACAACTGTTCGGCAATCGCCGGAAAGCGTGCATCCATCAGAGGTTAACCTTGGCTTTCTGACGAGCCTGGGCAGCGCCGGCGGCATCACCTTGTGCCGCACGCGCGTCACCGATCAATGCCCACAGGCTGGCCTGCAAGTCCGGACGACCGCCAGCCAGCGAGAGACCACGACGGGCGAACTGCTCGGCTTGCGGCGCATCGCCCTGGGCCATGCGTACCTGCGCCAGACGGTAGAGCACTTGCGGCTCGCGAGGCGCAACGCGTTGTGCGCGCTCGAGACTGGAAGACGCGCCATTCAAGTCGCCACCCGCCTGTTGCTGCTGGGCAGTGGTCAACAACGCCAGCACCGGGCCATCCAACTGCTCATCAGCCGAC encodes the following:
- a CDS encoding acetolactate synthase 3 large subunit yields the protein MELLSGGEMLVRFLRDEGVDYIYGYPGGALLHVYDALFKEPAVTHILVRHEQAATHMADGYARATGKAGVVLVTSGPGATNAITGIATAYMDSIPMVIISGQVPSTMVGTDAFQETDMIGISRPIVKHSFMIKHASEIPEVMKKAFYLAQSGRPGPVVVDIPKDMTNPAEKFEYVFPKKAKLRSYSPAVRGHSGQIRKAAEMLLAAKRPVLYSGGGVILGGGSAPLTELAKMLNLPVTNTLMGLGAFPGSDRQFVGMLGMHGSYTANLTMHHADVILAVGARFDDRVINGASKFCPNAKIIHIDIDPASISKTIKADVPIVGPVESVLTEMVAALKDIGETPNKEAVASWWKQIDEWRGDRGLFPYDKGDGSIIKPQTVIETLCEVTKGDAFVTSDVGQHQMFAAQYYKFDKPNRWINSGGLGTMGFGFPAAMGVKLSFPDNDVACVTGEGSIQMNIQELSTCLQYGLPVKIVCLNNGVLGMVRQWQDMSYGSRHSHSYMESLPDFIKLVEAYGHVGMRITDLKDLKPKMEEAFAMKDRLVFIDIQVDTSEHVYPMQIKDGSMRDMWLNKTERT
- a CDS encoding YqcC family protein, with protein sequence MDARFPAIAEQLLLIERELRVQGWWDEVPPSIEALSSVEPFSVDTLDFHQWLQWIFLARMKQILEQDLPLPNASGILEMAEMVYADRPRESLGLRNALKKFDQLIVDAR